Genomic DNA from Candidatus Saccharimonadales bacterium:
CAAAAACAGGGGTACGACCACTTCCTACTAAAAGAGATTAGCGAGCAGCCTCAGACGCTACGCTCTACACTAAACGGCCGCGTTATTTTAGATGAAAAACGAATTCAACTTGGGGGTCTTAATTTAACCACTGAACAGTTACGTAACATTGAACATGTGACGATTATTGGCTGTGGAACGGCATATTATGCGGGGCTGCTGGCGTCATATTATCTAGAACAGCTTGTCGATGGGTTGACTGTCGATGTTGTCATAGCGTCAGAATTTCGTTACCGCTCATTCCACATGCCAAAAAACAGTGTTGCGCTCATCGTTTCCCAGTCGGGTGAAACGGCCGATACGCTTGCCTGCCTGCGCGAGATTAAACGTCGTGGTGTGACGACACTTGGCATTATTAATGCTGTTGGTTCGACGATTGCCCGAGAAGTAGACGGCGGTGTATATGTTCATGCAGGTCCAGAGATCTCTGTGGCGAGCACCAAGGCCTTTACGTCGCAAGTTGCGGCTATGACGATGTTTGGCGTGCAGGTGGCTCAGGCGAAGGGAGTGAGCACGCAGCGGACGACTGAATTCGTAGAAGAACTTGCAATTCTGCCAGACGAGATCGAAAAGGTGATCAAGAAACATCAGACAGAAATTTCTAAAGTCGCAAAGAAATATGCAAAATACGAACATGCGTTATTTCTGGGACGGGACACGCTGTTTCCAGTTGCTCTTGAAGGCGCATTGAAGTTAAAAGAAATTTCGTACATCCAGGCCGAAGGGTATGCGACGGGCGAATTAAAGCATGGCCCAATTGCCCTTATTGATGATCGCTTCTTTGAAGTAGTACTTCTAGCGGAGGGCTGGTTGTTTGATAAATCTATTAGTGGGCTCTCTGAAATAAATGCTCGTGGAGGGCATGTTCTTGCGCTTACTAATAGCAATAAAGAAGTTGATGCTGAGACGGTAGTTCGTGTTAAGACGAAATTGGATATCCTTGCACCAATTGCGTTGAATGTCTTGCAGCAGTTATTTGCATACTACGTTGCGGTTGCGCGGGGCAATGATGTTGATCAACCACGTAATCTTGCGAAGAGTGTCACGGTTGAATAAGTTGGCAGAAAGGATGGATACAAACTGAAACCGCATATGGCAAGAACTGATCACAATGAGTCAGATATAAGAAAGGGCTCAACTCGCTACATGATTGTCGTCTAAGCGGCGGGGATAAATGAATAGGTCATATCGTACCTTCCAATTAAATTATACATTGGTGGCTGTGCTATGATTAACGAGTAAATATGTGAGTG
This window encodes:
- the glmS gene encoding glutamine--fructose-6-phosphate transaminase (isomerizing): QKQGYDHFLLKEISEQPQTLRSTLNGRVILDEKRIQLGGLNLTTEQLRNIEHVTIIGCGTAYYAGLLASYYLEQLVDGLTVDVVIASEFRYRSFHMPKNSVALIVSQSGETADTLACLREIKRRGVTTLGIINAVGSTIAREVDGGVYVHAGPEISVASTKAFTSQVAAMTMFGVQVAQAKGVSTQRTTEFVEELAILPDEIEKVIKKHQTEISKVAKKYAKYEHALFLGRDTLFPVALEGALKLKEISYIQAEGYATGELKHGPIALIDDRFFEVVLLAEGWLFDKSISGLSEINARGGHVLALTNSNKEVDAETVVRVKTKLDILAPIALNVLQQLFAYYVAVARGNDVDQPRNLAKSVTVE